A single region of the Sciurus carolinensis chromosome 16, mSciCar1.2, whole genome shotgun sequence genome encodes:
- the Ceacam18 gene encoding carcinoembryonic antigen-related cell adhesion molecule 18: MDLSGPRLGPWRRLFLVAGLLACGISQASDQLFISPDSLIGIEGYRNLLTLENVPEDVQEYSWYRGAEDSAETMIISYRPPDSQLPGPLYSDLVTVTSRGYLAFRRCSLNDTGNYTVRVDTGNGTQRATGWLQILELGDPPSLSANTSSLVENLDSVAAECHTNASNIKWYRNTIPTSSSNRIRISPDGRTLVILRVSRHDRTLQCAIESFPEILQKSDTVSLTVAYGPDYVQLHTNLNVQDGALTAGIGSQVELECSCYSNPDAKYHWLHNGSLLSSEAKMSFSIVAWEQMGNYRCIAENPVAQLALYRDARIRPPRECGRPSPASPPRTDAYISGSLVVFLIVVTVLGCGCLCGILVYCLVKLHFSRCPLLWQGQSWLGLGLKGQLWLQMERQGCRGRDSQELERTDRPQGQKLWETVGGESPADSKQLPGPPSPPAQFLRVEDVGLDLCLGGRGENERVHISPPAPVGTQESHVAKQEESGYMTRDLEDNPDQQGGEQTAREKN; encoded by the exons ATGGACCTTTCCGGACCCAGGCTGGGCCCCTGGAGGCGCCTCTTCCTTGTGG CTGGCCTGCTGGCCTGTGGGATCAGCCAGGCCTCCGATCAGCTCTTCATCAGCCCGGACTCACTCATAGGCATCGAGGGATACAGGAATCTCCTGACCCTGGAGAATGTGCCCGAGGATGTTCAGGAATACAGCTGGTACCGAGGCGCGGAGGACAGCGCGGAAACCATGATCATCAGCTACAGGCCCCCCGATTCCCAGCTCCCTGGGCCCTTGTACAGCGACCTGGTGACGGTGACCTCGAGAGGCTACCTGGCCTTCCGGAGGTGTTCACTAAACGACACAGGGAACTACACGGTTCGGGTGGACACTGGCAACGGAACCCAAAGAGCCACTGGCTGGCTGCAGATTCTAG AGCTGGGGGACCCCCCGAGCCTCTCGGCCAACACCAGCTCCCTGGTGGAGAACTTGGATTCCGTGGCTGCCGAATGCCACACCAACGCCTCCAACATCAAGTGGTACCGGAACACCATACCCACCTCGAGCAGTAACCGCATACGGATATCTCCAGACGGCAGGACGCTGGTCATCCTCAGGGTCAGCCGCCATGACAGGACTCTTCAGTGCGCCATAGAGAGCTTCCcagagattcttcagaaaagtGACACCGTCTCTCTGACTGTGGCCT ATGGGCCTGACTACGTGCAGCTGCACACCAACCTCAACGTCCAGGATGGCGCCCTGACAGCTGGGATCGGCTCCCAGGTGGAGCTGGAGTGTTCCTGCTATTCCAACCCAGATGCCAAGTACCACTGGCTCCACAACGGCTCCCTGCTGAGCTCAGAGGCCAAGATGAGCTTCTCCATCGTGGCCTGGGAGCAGATGGGCAACTACCGATGCATCGCAGAGAACCCGGTGGCCCAGCTGGCCTTGTACAGGGACGCCAGGATCCGGCCTCCCCGTGAGTGTGGCA GACCCTCGCCTGCTTCTCCTCCGCGCACCGATGCCTACATCTCAGGCTCCTTGGTGGTATTTCTCATTGTGGTGACAGTCCTGGGCTGCGGCTGCCTCTGTGGGATCCTGGTCTACTGCCTGGTCAAACTCCACTTCAGCAGGTGCCCATTGCTCTGGCAGGGGCAGAGCTGGCTGGGGCTTGGACTCAAGGGCCAGCTCTGGCTGCAGATGGAAAGGCAGGGCTGTAGGGGGAGAGACAGCCAGGAGCTGGAGCGGACAGACAGGCCCCAGGGCCAGAAGCTGTGGGAGACGGTGGGTGGTGAGAGCCCGGCCGATTCCAAACAGCTGCCGGGACCTCCCTCCCCTCCGGCCCAGTTTCTCCGAGTTGAAGATGTGGGTCttgatctctgcctagggggcaGGGGTGAAAATGAGAGGGTGCACATCAGCCCTCCAGCACCTGTCGGGACCCAGGAGTCACATGTTGCCAAGCAA